From Micromonas commoda chromosome 3, complete sequence, a single genomic window includes:
- a CDS encoding predicted protein, with protein sequence MRLLDLLPNDSWLASKSSGSSSFALLRRPDDRPVPSVSVADMRAHIAFLRAVHVHSTRDESSSLYVDGPPLRAAVGDYLAWLAEVSLGPSASPGPCPGEMLVTRAPTLPVAWCWHVHRLDPHAYVRDCASLVGAVPYPVPGVGFASDEDQVASPQRRIDPPDPVSSSSHLADILVAAIGRHAPFLWQVSGAAYNDDAFLLSAASRYEEFVAMTVRARGASLAPPLDIDLAWHTHMLRDSEYLRESARMRGVELGAMAHDNGEGMGAHGDTSRLEAPWAKTLAAFRETVDVSETDGATAMKSAFEAAVPRGARHRGYAPAWWFARGESVVVVDDFLSPEECEAIVSQMPGPESAMNCPSGKKAQMYVDGDASVEARIRAAVSVGLGFEGEPEASKSSLVLEDIVNRETGIGGTRSDQFDPHRSLTVERTTPTVKLPARVSVGTMHPHRDRLAIYTLEGETMFEDDTLTADGYTCVVYLKADGGTLVLEPDECPGSGDASWTPPGAKLTRREIDVRPGRLVAWPNHAFKHCAGRRDVVEGEDAVAESRWLLGPFHFTPGRARLPQVGDCGSAGSYDTGPSKPPPPPFELADIWPDHKVEWDFTPPEPLKMHRSGEAFQQKLRADLNRFAGTYKAVFEKGEISLGDEPFKFFGLLSYQPLNLCLLPFMFIPFIGCTTVNVSPTYLESYTITLRPIGLHTPQRNYEEDVMYGNQKSCYFGKCHGSYSEVRRRAGPMHVTGVGEAKDDKYKSVVRLTLVEANENELRYRRKGKDATAVFDAEGSRAASLARTYPEDPEHKGIFQEWLEENKKRPFWSDLSICEDSAPPDKRILDIDGEMVVRDGEIVLTESVDGREPFTITLKKQ encoded by the coding sequence atgCGCCTCCTGGATCTGTTGCCGAATGACTCTTGGCTCGCGTCGAAATCCTcggggtcgtcgtccttcgcgcTCCTGCGCAGACCGGACGACCGACCCGTTCCATCCGTGTCCGTGGCGGACATGCGAGCGCACATCGCGTTCTTGCGCGCGGTGCACGTGCactcgacgcgcgacgagtcgtcgtccctgTACGTCGACGGACccccgctccgcgcggcggtcggcgacTACCTCGCGTGGCTCGCCGAGGTGTCCCTCGGGCCTTCGGCCAGCCCGGGCCCTTGCCCCGGCGAGATGCtcgtgacgcgcgcgcccactTTGCCCGTCGCGTGGTGCTGGCACGTCCATCGCCTCGACCCGCACGCGTACGTGCGCGACTGCGCCTCGCTCGTGGGCGCGGTGCCGTACCCAGTCCCGGGCGTGGGCTTCGCGTCGGACGAGGATCAAGTCGCATCGCCTCAGCGACGGATCGACCCACCCGATCCAGTCTCGTCATCTTCCCACCTCGCCGacatcctcgtcgcggcgatcggccGCCACGCGCCGTTCCTGTGGCAGGTATCGGGCGCGGCGTAtaacgacgacgcgtttctcctctccgccgcgagccgatACGAGGAATTCGTGGCGATGACGGTGagagcccgcggcgcgtcgctggcgccCCCACTCGACATCGACCTCGCGTGGCACACGCACATGCTTCGCGACTCCGAGTACCTCCGCGAGAGCGCGAGGATGCGCGGCGTTGAactcggcgcgatggcgcacGATAACGGCGAGGGGATGGGCGCGCACGGAGATACGAGCCGGCTGGAGGCGCCGTGGGCGAaaaccctcgcggcgtttcGCGAAACCGTCGACGTCTCCGAGACggacggggcgacggcgatgaagtcggcgttcgaggcggcggttcctcgcggcgcgcgtcacAGGGGGTACGCGCCCGCGTGGTGgttcgctcgcggcgagagcgTGGTGGTCGTCGACGACTTCCTCTCCCCCGAAGAGTGCGAGGCGATCGTCTCGCAGATGCCCGGCCCGGAGTCCGCCATGAACTGCCCGAGCGGCAAAAAGGCGCAGATGTAcgtggacggggacgcgtcTGTGGAGGCGaggatccgcgccgccgtgtccgTCGGACTCGGGTTCGAgggcgagcccgaggcgtCGAAATCGAGCCTGGTGCTCGAGGATATCGTCAACCGCGAGACGGGAATCGGCGGAACTCGATCCGATCAGTTCGACCCGCATCGCTCGTTGACCGTGGAGCGCACCACACCGACCGTCAAGCttcccgcgcgggtctccgTCGGCACGATGCATCCGCATCGCGATCGACTCGCCATCTACacgctcgagggcgagacgATGTTCGAGGACGATAccctcaccgccgacgggtACACGTGCGTGGTGTACCTCAAGGCGGACGGCGGAACCCTCGTGCTGGAACCGGACGAGTGCCCGggatccggcgacgcgagctggaCGCCCCCGGGCGCGAAGCTGACGCGTCGCGAGATCGACGTCCGGCCGGGTCGGCTCGTCGCGTGGCCCAACCACGCGTTCAAGCACTGCGCGGGACGccgtgacgtcgtcgagggcgaagacgccgtcgccgagtcgAGGTGGTTGCTCGGGCCGTTTCACTTCACccccggtcgcgcgcggctgccGCAGGTGGGCGACTGCGGCTCGGCCGGGTCCTACGACACCGGACCATCCAAaccccctccgccgccgtttgAGTTGGCCGATATCTGGCCCGATCACAAGGTTGAATGGGATTTCACGCCGCCGGAGCCTCTGAAAATGCACCGCTCGGGCGAAGCGTTTCAACAAAAGCTGCGTGCCGACCTCAATCGGTTCGCGGGGACGTACAAGGCCGTCTTCGAGAAGGGGGAAATCTCTCTGGGCGACGAACCGTTCAAATTCTTCGGGTTGCTTAGTTATCAGCCGCTCAATCTCTGTCTTCTGCCCTTCATGTTCATCCCGTTCATCGGCTGTACCACCGTGAATGTGTCGCCGACGTATCTCGAGTCCTACACCATCACATTAAGGCCTATAGGTCTGCATACCCCTCAGCGAAACTATGAGGAAGATGTTATGTACGGGAATCAGAAATCGTGTTACTTTGGCAAGTGCCACGGTAGCTATTCTGAGGTGCGCAGACGCGCCGGCCCCATGCATGTGACCGGGGTCGGTGAAGCGAAGGATGATAAGTATAAGTCCGTCGTGCGTTTGacgctcgtcgaggcgaaCGAGAACGAGTTGCGGTACAGGCGCAAGGGCaaggacgccaccgccgtgtTCGACGCCGAAGGCAGCCGCGCCGCATCACTTGCTCGAACATATCCCGAGGATCCGGAACACAAGGGGATCTTCCAAGAGTGGCTGGAAGAAAACAAAAAGAGGCCGTTCTGGTCTGATCTTTCGATTTGTGAGGATTCCGCTCCTCCTGACAAGCGGATTTTGGATATCGACGGCGAGATGGTCGTGCGCGACGGAGAGATCGTGCTCACCGAgagcgtcgacgggcgcgagccgtTCACCATCACGCTGAAAAAGCAGTAA